The proteins below are encoded in one region of Chloroflexota bacterium:
- a CDS encoding extracellular solute-binding protein produces MRNERFTRRAFLRTLGAGMAFAWVAACAPPTAPEGQEQPAKAPEKKRRLIFWGHDDHPIDLAATGFVEKYPEVEWVSPHPPERGAKLTAAMAAGTGCPDLFWAEATDAQDWGCRGLLTDLTEHLLPEKDNYHPLKWNETVIPTTGRNIGWPGDLSVSGWYYRADILEDLGYSDVDSLTYDDFIGMASELAQQGKYTFLFPSSGWYLARPIFAYRVHQLGGSMVSQDGQTITVADEKGVEAMRIVKQLWDSGGGLDVGWLQPPYYAAMKADQLIGQFAAAWETGFWESNLTSEEGGLGMWRVAKFPGGPNIEYRTGIFGGAQLICPQCAENKDDAIRFMKYALGSLEGAKLCGEWGIIPAYRPYLESEHFLQGKTALFGEWLHNQFWAEQEKELSTEYVRPAGWNAVLKALEEVMPAILNDEVSIEEGLQKVVELATPDFERTKCSA; encoded by the coding sequence ATGCGAAACGAACGCTTCACTCGTCGGGCTTTCTTACGCACGTTGGGCGCCGGTATGGCATTTGCTTGGGTGGCCGCCTGTGCCCCACCGACCGCCCCGGAGGGGCAGGAGCAGCCCGCTAAGGCGCCGGAGAAGAAGCGGCGGCTCATCTTCTGGGGGCATGATGACCACCCCATCGATCTGGCAGCGACGGGATTTGTGGAGAAGTACCCCGAGGTCGAGTGGGTATCTCCCCATCCGCCGGAGCGAGGCGCCAAACTGACGGCGGCCATGGCCGCGGGGACCGGCTGCCCAGACCTCTTCTGGGCCGAGGCCACGGATGCGCAGGACTGGGGTTGCCGAGGGCTGCTCACGGACCTCACCGAACATCTCCTGCCCGAGAAGGACAACTACCACCCCCTGAAATGGAACGAGACCGTCATCCCCACCACCGGCAGGAACATCGGCTGGCCGGGCGATCTCAGCGTCAGCGGCTGGTACTATCGCGCCGATATCCTGGAGGACCTGGGGTATAGCGACGTCGATTCCTTGACCTACGATGATTTCATCGGGATGGCCTCCGAGCTCGCCCAGCAGGGCAAGTACACCTTCCTGTTCCCCTCCTCCGGATGGTATCTGGCGAGGCCGATCTTCGCGTATCGCGTGCACCAGCTTGGCGGCTCCATGGTCAGCCAGGATGGGCAGACCATCACCGTGGCCGACGAGAAGGGCGTCGAGGCGATGCGCATCGTCAAGCAGCTCTGGGACTCCGGCGGGGGGCTGGACGTCGGCTGGCTGCAGCCGCCTTACTATGCGGCCATGAAGGCGGACCAGCTCATCGGCCAGTTCGCGGCGGCGTGGGAAACGGGATTCTGGGAGTCGAACCTGACCTCTGAGGAGGGTGGTCTGGGGATGTGGCGTGTGGCCAAGTTCCCCGGAGGGCCCAATATCGAATATCGCACCGGCATCTTCGGCGGCGCCCAGTTGATCTGCCCGCAATGCGCGGAGAATAAGGACGATGCGATCCGCTTCATGAAGTACGCCTTGGGCAGCCTGGAGGGCGCGAAGCTGTGTGGGGAATGGGGGATCATCCCGGCTTATCGTCCCTATCTGGAATCCGAACATTTCCTCCAGGGAAAGACCGCGCTCTTTGGAGAGTGGCTCCACAACCAGTTCTGGGCCGAACAGGAGAAGGAGCTGTCGACAGAGTACGTTCGGCCGGCCGGGTGGAACGCCGTCCTGAAGGCGCTGGAAGAGGTGATGCCCGCCATCCTGAACGACGAGGTCTCCATCGAGGAGGGCCTGCAGAAGGTGGTCGAGCTGGCCACGCCTGACTTCGAACGGACCAAGTGCTCGGCCTGA
- a CDS encoding sugar ABC transporter permease yields MRSISATHPPIVKPPKPLWRQILEHWMDYLFISPFYITFLIFGLYPLLWAFRLSFSYWRGFGPMEYVGLGNYRAILRDPYIIRALVNTLEFAYILLPTGIFIAIVFAVILNNKELKGRGIFRTLYFLPYVTSSVIVGIVFIQLFDDQLGWVNAALKSMGLSPVGWLRKSPWAAKSVVILLTHWGGIGYNILLFLGGLQGIEPEIYDAAKIDGASEWQTFWRITLPLLRPVIFFLTVVATIGLMNMFNQPFILTRGGPRGATETLMLRLYQIGIVDSRFGDASALGFLVGLLVIGISAIQIRFQRHWMG; encoded by the coding sequence ATGAGAAGCATCTCGGCGACTCACCCGCCCATAGTCAAGCCCCCGAAGCCGCTATGGAGACAGATTTTAGAGCACTGGATGGATTATCTGTTCATCTCTCCCTTCTACATCACCTTCCTCATTTTCGGCCTGTATCCCTTGCTGTGGGCGTTTCGCCTCAGCTTCAGCTACTGGCGAGGCTTCGGCCCGATGGAGTATGTGGGGCTTGGCAACTATCGGGCGATCTTGCGGGATCCCTACATCATCCGGGCCCTGGTGAACACCCTGGAGTTCGCCTATATCCTGCTCCCGACGGGGATCTTCATCGCGATCGTCTTCGCCGTGATCCTCAATAACAAGGAGTTGAAGGGACGCGGGATCTTTCGAACGCTGTATTTTCTGCCCTATGTCACCAGTTCGGTGATCGTGGGCATCGTCTTTATCCAGTTGTTCGACGATCAATTGGGCTGGGTCAACGCGGCGCTGAAGTCCATGGGGCTGTCGCCGGTCGGGTGGCTGCGCAAATCCCCCTGGGCGGCGAAGTCCGTCGTCATTCTCCTGACGCACTGGGGGGGGATCGGCTACAACATCCTCCTCTTCCTGGGCGGGCTTCAGGGCATCGAGCCGGAGATCTACGACGCGGCCAAGATCGATGGCGCCAGCGAGTGGCAGACGTTCTGGCGGATCACACTGCCTCTGCTCCGGCCGGTGATCTTCTTCCTCACCGTCGTGGCCACCATCGGCCTGATGAACATGTTCAATCAACCTTTCATCCTCACCCGCGGCGGCCCGCGGGGGGCTACGGAGACCCTGATGCTTCGCCTGTATCAGATCGGGATCGTCGATTCCCGCTTTGGGGATGCCTCCGCTTTGGGGTTCCTGGTCGGCCTGCTCGTGATCGGTATCTCGGCGATCCAGATTCGGTTCCAGCGGCACTGGATGGGATAG
- a CDS encoding carbohydrate ABC transporter permease, whose product MIPRIVIRVFTYILLLIFAVIFVFPFYDMVIGSFMDDNDLFGLHPTFWPREGFDVDAYRELFAVYNFWRPLLNSVYVAAVRTVGTLFFCSLAGFTFAKRQFPGRDKLFFLMLATMMLPSQATIIPWYLLMIKVLKWADTYWPFWVPVWATAFGIFLMRQFIAASIPDEMIEAAAIDGCSVFGTFVRIVLPLVKPGLAVLGIITFVNGWNIFLEPLLILSDPDKFTAPLALVAFQGSQRYAPRYAMLFAGSTLSTIPLLVVFFAFQRQLISGIMSGALKGQG is encoded by the coding sequence TTGATCCCACGCATCGTGATCCGCGTGTTCACTTATATCCTCTTGCTGATCTTTGCCGTCATTTTCGTATTCCCTTTCTATGACATGGTCATCGGCTCGTTCATGGATGATAACGACCTCTTCGGCTTGCATCCCACATTTTGGCCGCGAGAGGGGTTTGACGTCGACGCGTATAGGGAGCTCTTCGCCGTCTATAATTTCTGGCGGCCCCTACTGAATAGCGTCTACGTGGCTGCCGTGCGCACGGTGGGCACGCTCTTCTTCTGCTCGCTGGCAGGCTTCACCTTCGCCAAGCGCCAGTTCCCCGGGCGGGACAAGCTGTTCTTCCTCATGCTGGCCACGATGATGCTGCCCTCTCAGGCCACGATCATCCCCTGGTACCTGCTGATGATCAAGGTCCTCAAGTGGGCGGATACGTACTGGCCCTTCTGGGTTCCCGTCTGGGCCACGGCTTTTGGGATCTTCCTCATGCGGCAGTTCATCGCCGCGTCCATCCCGGATGAGATGATCGAGGCCGCCGCGATCGATGGTTGTTCCGTCTTCGGCACCTTCGTGCGGATCGTCCTTCCTCTCGTGAAGCCGGGGCTTGCCGTCTTGGGCATCATCACCTTCGTGAACGGGTGGAACATCTTCCTGGAGCCGTTGTTGATCCTGTCCGATCCCGACAAGTTTACCGCGCCTCTCGCCCTGGTGGCGTTTCAGGGCTCGCAACGGTACGCGCCTCGATACGCGATGTTGTTCGCCGGGAGCACGCTTTCGACCATCCCGCTTCTGGTCGTCTTCTTCGCCTTCCAGCGGCAGCTCATCTCCGGCATCATGTCCGGGGCGCTGAAGGGGCAGGGTTAG
- a CDS encoding alcohol dehydrogenase catalytic domain-containing protein yields the protein MSPQRTLAAYLKAPFQIELREVVLPDPGPDEVLIRVKACGICGTDLHAARSQATEWQPFGHEVAGIVAKVGAHVTTVKEGDAVALESASFCGHCDLCRDGRVDLCNKAPNFWSGPTMGFAEYMLAPKEALVPFEGLSFEHACLAEPLGVALDMVYTAQIALGDDVLIVGLGPIGLMSIPLARMQGAARIYAVNRSEGVRLERALALGADHAFAAEKESIRERSYRRGGVQRALVTAPPSTLPEVMKVMSYGGVISFIGIEYGPGAQITFDANEFHFQKLQLRASFASPALYFPTALRLLRDGHVDATAIVSHVLPLRRIMEGLELLRDHRAMTVKVVVTP from the coding sequence ATGAGCCCTCAGAGGACATTGGCGGCTTATCTCAAAGCCCCTTTTCAGATCGAACTTCGCGAGGTCGTCCTGCCCGACCCGGGCCCCGATGAGGTCTTGATCCGGGTCAAGGCCTGTGGTATCTGCGGCACCGACCTTCATGCCGCCCGCTCTCAGGCGACGGAGTGGCAGCCCTTCGGACACGAGGTGGCCGGGATCGTGGCGAAGGTGGGTGCCCATGTGACGACGGTGAAGGAGGGGGACGCGGTCGCGCTCGAGAGCGCGTCCTTCTGCGGGCATTGTGATCTCTGCCGGGATGGGCGGGTGGACCTGTGTAACAAGGCGCCCAACTTCTGGAGCGGCCCGACGATGGGCTTCGCCGAGTACATGCTGGCGCCCAAGGAGGCCCTGGTCCCCTTCGAGGGGCTGTCCTTCGAGCACGCCTGCCTGGCCGAGCCGTTGGGGGTCGCGCTGGACATGGTCTACACGGCGCAGATCGCCCTGGGGGACGACGTGCTCATCGTCGGGTTAGGTCCCATTGGGCTGATGAGCATCCCGCTGGCCCGGATGCAGGGGGCCGCACGCATCTACGCGGTGAATCGATCGGAGGGGGTTCGCCTGGAGAGAGCCCTGGCGTTGGGGGCGGACCACGCATTCGCGGCGGAGAAGGAGTCCATCCGTGAGCGAAGCTATCGGCGGGGCGGGGTCCAGCGGGCATTGGTCACCGCTCCCCCTTCCACTCTGCCCGAGGTGATGAAGGTGATGAGCTACGGAGGTGTGATCTCCTTCATCGGCATCGAGTATGGGCCAGGGGCTCAGATCACCTTTGACGCCAACGAGTTTCACTTCCAGAAGCTCCAGCTGCGGGCCTCATTCGCCTCGCCGGCGCTCTATTTCCCAACCGCGCTGCGGCTTCTGCGGGATGGCCATGTGGACGCGACGGCGATCGTGAGCCACGTGCTACCTCTGAGACGCATCATGGAAGGGTTGGAGCTGTTGCGCGATCATCGAGCGATGACGGTAAAGGTCGTCGTCACACCTTAG
- a CDS encoding Gfo/Idh/MocA family oxidoreductase: protein MTVGVGIIGCGGIATHHLRGYQQSPARLVMVSDPDEEAARRRAEEAGCAWVTDYRDVLRCDEIDLVSVCVPNWLHYEVSVAAIEAGKAVLCEKPMTTRVSDSEALVKLVEDRGAFLQVGYMKRYHPAFRRFKELVREIGGVETGLLRSYQPFPERLWTAPRMWHTRKAQAGGGPLVHAGSHMIDILCWSCGEVAAVDARVRMRPGTDVDWYTNAILEMESGTTILLEVGWFQHTHFGRHHDGWDELLQLRGPKGVLTIYSVFWDRADALVPVVEFYREEDETTQTLAFGPVDYFVEEVTDVVSRVEAGKAPAITVRDGYRVDRIIDALYRSGERSARLSLDGIRP from the coding sequence ATGACGGTAGGGGTGGGGATTATCGGATGTGGGGGGATCGCGACCCATCACCTGCGCGGGTACCAGCAGAGCCCCGCACGCCTGGTGATGGTCTCGGACCCCGACGAGGAGGCGGCGCGGCGACGGGCCGAGGAAGCGGGGTGCGCCTGGGTTACGGACTATCGCGACGTGCTTCGGTGCGACGAGATCGACCTGGTCTCCGTCTGCGTGCCCAACTGGCTCCACTATGAGGTGAGCGTGGCGGCGATCGAGGCCGGCAAGGCGGTCCTGTGTGAGAAGCCGATGACCACCCGGGTCAGCGACTCGGAGGCGCTGGTAAAGTTGGTGGAGGATCGCGGGGCCTTTCTGCAGGTCGGATACATGAAGCGCTATCATCCGGCCTTTCGGCGTTTCAAGGAACTGGTGCGGGAGATCGGTGGCGTGGAGACGGGGTTGCTGCGCTCGTATCAGCCCTTCCCCGAGCGGTTGTGGACCGCCCCCCGGATGTGGCATACTCGTAAGGCGCAGGCCGGCGGGGGGCCGCTGGTGCATGCCGGCAGCCACATGATCGATATCCTGTGCTGGAGCTGCGGCGAGGTCGCCGCTGTTGACGCCCGGGTGCGCATGCGGCCCGGAACGGATGTGGACTGGTACACCAACGCCATCCTGGAGATGGAGAGCGGGACCACGATCCTGCTGGAGGTGGGGTGGTTCCAGCACACCCATTTCGGGCGCCATCACGACGGTTGGGACGAGCTGCTTCAGTTGCGGGGCCCCAAAGGGGTGCTGACCATCTATTCCGTCTTCTGGGATCGCGCCGATGCATTGGTCCCGGTCGTCGAGTTCTATCGCGAGGAGGATGAAACCACACAAACGTTGGCCTTCGGGCCGGTGGACTACTTTGTGGAAGAGGTGACCGATGTCGTCTCGCGCGTGGAGGCGGGGAAAGCTCCCGCCATCACCGTGCGTGACGGATATCGCGTGGATCGGATCATCGATGCTCTCTACCGTTCAGGGGAACGTTCCGCTCGATTGTCGCTTGACGGGATCCGGCCATGA
- a CDS encoding L-fucose isomerase translates to MANVEGMKVNPPQNRLVGDMPKIGIRPTIDGRRQGVRESLEDQTMALAKAVATLLTENLRHANGLPVECVIADTCIGGVAEAAQTAEKFAKEGVGVSITVTPCWCYGSETMDMDPHIPKAVWGFNGTERPGAVYLAAVSAAHNQKGLPVFNIYGRDVQDAGDTTIPDDVKERLLQFARAGLAVATMRGKSYLSMGGVSMGIAGSIVDQDFFEAYLGMRVETVDMTEFVRRLEEGIYDPEEFERAIRWVRENCKEGRDYNPPDKQRTREQKDQDWETVVKMAMIARDLMVGNPRLADLGYGEEALGHNAIVSGFQGQRQWTDHFPNGDFLEAILNSSFDWNGIREPFIVATENDCLNGVSMLFGHLLTNTAQVFADVRTYWSPAAVKRVTGYKLTGLAEGGIIHLINSGAASLDATGLQTRDGQPVMKPYWEITPEEVAACLDATTWYPAITEYFRGGGFSSGFLTKGGMPVTMFRINLIKGLGPALQIAEGWTVDLPDDVHHVLNERTNPTWPTHWFVPNLTGSGPFRDVYSVMYNWGANHCALSYGHIGADLITLASILRIPVYMHNVSEERIFRPSAWAAFGAMDPQGADFRACAAFGPLYGRY, encoded by the coding sequence ATGGCAAACGTAGAAGGCATGAAGGTCAATCCCCCACAGAACAGACTGGTCGGCGACATGCCCAAGATCGGCATTCGCCCTACCATCGACGGTCGGCGACAAGGGGTGAGGGAGTCGCTGGAGGACCAGACGATGGCGCTGGCCAAGGCCGTGGCGACGCTGCTGACGGAGAATCTTCGCCATGCGAATGGCCTGCCGGTCGAATGTGTGATCGCGGATACCTGTATCGGCGGGGTGGCCGAGGCCGCTCAGACCGCCGAGAAGTTTGCCAAGGAGGGCGTGGGAGTATCCATCACGGTGACCCCGTGCTGGTGCTATGGGTCGGAGACGATGGACATGGACCCTCATATCCCCAAGGCGGTGTGGGGGTTCAATGGGACGGAGCGGCCTGGCGCCGTCTATCTGGCCGCCGTCTCCGCGGCCCACAATCAGAAGGGATTGCCCGTCTTCAACATCTACGGGCGAGACGTGCAGGATGCCGGGGACACCACCATCCCGGATGACGTGAAGGAGCGGCTGCTCCAGTTCGCCCGAGCCGGCCTCGCCGTCGCGACCATGCGCGGCAAGTCGTATCTGTCCATGGGCGGCGTCTCCATGGGCATCGCCGGGTCCATCGTGGACCAGGACTTCTTTGAGGCCTACCTGGGCATGCGGGTGGAGACGGTGGACATGACCGAGTTCGTCCGCCGGCTTGAGGAGGGCATCTACGACCCCGAGGAGTTCGAGCGGGCGATCCGATGGGTCCGGGAGAACTGCAAGGAAGGTCGCGACTACAATCCCCCGGACAAGCAGCGCACCCGGGAACAGAAGGATCAGGATTGGGAGACGGTGGTCAAGATGGCCATGATCGCCCGGGATCTCATGGTGGGGAATCCCCGGCTGGCCGATTTGGGCTACGGCGAGGAGGCTCTGGGACATAACGCCATCGTCTCCGGCTTCCAGGGGCAGCGCCAGTGGACGGATCATTTCCCCAATGGCGACTTCCTGGAGGCGATCCTGAACTCCTCGTTCGATTGGAATGGCATCCGTGAGCCCTTCATCGTCGCCACCGAAAACGACTGCCTGAACGGCGTCTCCATGTTGTTCGGCCATCTGCTGACCAACACGGCCCAGGTGTTCGCGGATGTGCGGACGTACTGGAGCCCGGCCGCGGTCAAGCGGGTGACCGGCTACAAGCTGACCGGGCTGGCGGAGGGTGGGATTATCCACCTGATCAACTCGGGCGCCGCGTCGCTGGACGCCACGGGGCTGCAGACTCGGGACGGGCAGCCCGTCATGAAGCCGTATTGGGAGATCACGCCGGAGGAGGTGGCCGCCTGCCTGGATGCGACGACCTGGTATCCGGCCATCACCGAGTACTTCCGTGGCGGTGGTTTCTCCTCCGGCTTCCTGACGAAGGGCGGGATGCCGGTCACCATGTTCCGGATCAACCTGATCAAGGGGCTGGGTCCGGCCCTGCAGATCGCCGAAGGATGGACGGTGGATCTGCCCGATGACGTCCACCACGTGTTGAATGAGCGCACCAATCCCACCTGGCCGACCCACTGGTTCGTTCCCAACCTGACCGGCAGCGGACCCTTCCGCGATGTGTACTCCGTGATGTACAATTGGGGTGCCAATCACTGCGCCCTGAGCTATGGCCACATCGGGGCGGATCTGATCACGCTGGCCTCCATATTGCGCATTCCCGTATATATGCACAACGTGTCGGAGGAGCGGATCTTCCGTCCCAGCGCCTGGGCTGCCTTCGGCGCCATGGATCCTCAGGGGGCTGACTTCCGGGCCTGCGCGGCCTTCGGGCCGCTGTACGGTCGATACTAG